A window of Pseudomonas putida genomic DNA:
CGGATAACCCGGGCACCTGGATGTTCCACTGCCACGTCATCGACCACATGGAAACCGGCCTGATGGCCGCGATCGCGGTGGTCTGATGCGACCGCAGATCATCGATCGCAGCCGCGATCAGGAATTCATGCGCCTGGCCCTGGCCCTGGCCGCCGAAGGTGCGGCCATGGGCGAGGTGCCGGTGGGCGCGGTGCTGGTGCAGCATGGGCAGGTGATCGGGCAGGGCTTCAACCGGCCGATCATCGACAGTGACCCTAGCGCACACGCCGAAATGGTAGCCATCCGCGCGGCGGCGAAATCCGCCAGTAACTACCGGCTACCCGGCAGCACCCTGTACGTGACCCTGGAGCCGTGTAGCATGTGTGCGGGGTTGATCGTGCATTCGCGGGTGATGCGGGTAGTGTTCGGCGCGCTGGAGCCCAAGGCGGGGATCGTGCAGAGCCAGGGGCAGTTCTTCGGGCAGGGCTTCCTGAACCACCGCGTGCTGGTGGAGGGCGGGGTGCTGGCGGAGGAGTGCGGGCAGATCCTCAGTGACTTCTTCAAGGCTCGCAGGGCCAAGTCTTAACCTGTACCGGCCTCTTCGCGGGCATGCCCGCTCCCACAGGAATATCACTCCCCTCAGGCCTGTGGTGTAGCTGTGGGAGCGGGCGTGCCCGCGAAGGGGCCGGGGCAGGCTTACATAGGCGGCGACTGCTCCGCCGGCTTGTCCTTGTTCACCCCAGGCACATGCAGGCTGCCTTCGGCCACCTGGCCTTCGAGCTGCGGCTGGGTCACCCAGGTGAGGATGTCGTAGTA
This region includes:
- the tadA gene encoding tRNA adenosine(34) deaminase TadA produces the protein MRPQIIDRSRDQEFMRLALALAAEGAAMGEVPVGAVLVQHGQVIGQGFNRPIIDSDPSAHAEMVAIRAAAKSASNYRLPGSTLYVTLEPCSMCAGLIVHSRVMRVVFGALEPKAGIVQSQGQFFGQGFLNHRVLVEGGVLAEECGQILSDFFKARRAKS